The Pithys albifrons albifrons isolate INPA30051 chromosome 13, PitAlb_v1, whole genome shotgun sequence genome has a segment encoding these proteins:
- the SPG11 gene encoding spatacsin isoform X2, which yields MWENTEDDGLQANKTKLLALGQNHELVVCEFTAEDGNCSLNSLHSCEEKALKKLLEVKTISLPSIFSVKILSFGNNKCKLLLNQSLLVHLTFPGEGSPSETCDCFPLDLPPEGLGRITDCSFCRGILFLLDSAGWIYIFDSFDGASLGKVSIALCQGAGQAGGSSPALPAPLTALRVSQDLSMAVVLSAAHSALAVELNSYFRQFPEHLLCKRDPESLPMEAPEGLDEDEVGSSEASMERLARPFRTDRSWKAHLSSLWDRVRRRRPGSPDLVDDLNLPWYQFFTHLEDHDPEIYEDPEKIVAFVPRVTWAASRPFQSRGTALGGAGQQWTQLPVGAPQELVKLECKLVTGAKAVFVVVTKDMGCSLVLWDLESRDVTSSHFGTSSVYVECSAEVPLCLLLTERGLSLVLFGVTQEEFLNRLMMFGSAAVVDSICHLNGWERCSIPIHALEAGLENRQLDTVDLFLKSKARVFSLSAPCPGQSSSAASQAYLANLEELRPALNLLCSAIQESDMEPPSKPFSEQLLNLTLTFLTRQLEEIFVHTEEPDEFLQKAADILTDYIIKLRKFLRKYPQINPVHTGGDVDEELPEIQESHVWEKLTPEEVIAQAILGNKIPEAQIFFRVHQHPAENLQEFIQTGLNLVYDCLLKGSTREASELLRNMGFDVKEELHKICFHTEDKHVRDLLVKVLREENYFSEKEKKMIDFVHQVESFYSESFQENKEVQSLSSSSEWRKGQDLSGHAAVLAPVLGWDRHRAQGRRLRVMLDWAQWWDEPTQDMILLPRKPHQELKMCNPEVLWMHLTAQHDWLSICSWLEEAEPRQGLCGSWPPLTPDIVDQSTLCSSYMRQEILNQLARKGIFVPSELEDFELLLQRLSCLGGVLQNPHPVPKYSSASGLDFHAQFVLHCLEHNLQYLLYTYLDYYSLTPANCPILGNKELQEAHPWFEFLVQCRGVASNPQDPRLVFQASLANAQVLIPGSQASVSSILLEGRTLLALATTMYCPGGIDQVLQNEDPEKSLKKVDPQLLKMALTPYPKLKAALFPSCSAHGILPPDISLYHLLQSLVPFDPTKLFGWQSANTLAASDAPSELPHFSCPGLVTRHAVLERLDFLFYLHHARPSFAFGTFLAQQLARSKSPRQLLQQAGREAHALALSSFSVPSVGAACVCFLELLGLDSLKLRVDLKVANMIFSYRTRKEESHHNQIRDSLVDKLTQLADGDEAAAAAVLPSLEEAFWDAVEHQGMQRTCSDSRRQWALVMQFCKLHNVELSTSYLRECARAGDWLQFLLQSHLQGHQPGQVMSILQDFPPTLQDHLVLALGQCLSAEGRAVGQGRSAESLFQVLLQCQGSGSPWQALLAAGLGAQAPVLSVLAACVPGANIIPCLCVWIITSVGGATRAEATKHLQSSAESHQWGLQDLSVIWKVFLRKQNSKTLLNGFQLFLKDSPLLHILEMYELCMNCKKYNEAKTKLDKFQESLTKLRTEAEAAPELPVPWLECQALFLLELMLQQCRTEYELGKLLQLFAAAENLLLDGPYVRKLCALSETLRDSSIPINSSILTLRSCSLEAFQGECRSILEQLQDRGMFSLAREVAALAELPVDSVVTREVLRDLHRLREGGQWHQSQTRAEFWRKCNDTFLEHSISSQAAAGFFLDQANTVLESSGQERTTSILERHLLLTLAGHWLAKDTSVSLQELEAVEKQIWLCRIAQRVSQAAEGSEQPQSASPAVAFASLAQEFSFSKLPALSCPQQLQLEGLVPGEGLAGAEAAALRALAGALLDEGSVHEASRVCRYFQCCPRDLALVLLCRALASGQAGLDRLHPGVQALLAGHGHGDGNGHGHSSAECPRTQEGRAPGTSSLEEWTHLVAPSAEDEVVARLKALSEQCVHGRSYCRQVLCLYELSKDLGCSFGEVSARDPRAVLGALLARRGPERGRRARALIACRALPPAAVAQLLAEQITQELLLASAQGRGQKQALNPAVESQALLELAKLCQDHTLVGMKLLDKIPSVPRGELSCITELLILAHSCFSLTCHMEGITRVLQAARLLTDQHLAPQEEYGLLVRLLTGIGRYNEMSYIFELLHERQHFEVLMRKKLDPSGTLKRALLEYIKRCRPGDSEKHNMIALCFSMCREIGENHEAAARTQLKLIASRPWEESLQDVANLKKLLLKALTLFIDAAESYSKDSCVRQALRCRRLTRLITLQLHFLGSGRSTRIINLGRQDLLDAVLALPRFYQAAIVAEAYEFSPDWAEVLHQQVITKGDFTYLEEFKQQQPLRPGLFEEVSKKVKQHPPADAAVKNLRRFLAHCEDISTHYRLAYEHRLYDVVNSLLKDPQTSCCLNDLLSS from the exons ATGTGGGAGAACACAGAGGATGATGGTTTGCAAGCAAACAAGACAAAACTCTTGGCTCTTGGACAAAATCATGAACTGGTGGTCTGTGAATTCACTGCAGAGGATGGAAATTGCAGCCTGAATTCCCTGCACAGTTGTGAGGAAAAGGCTCTTAAAAAGCTCCTTGAAGTTAAAACCATCA GTCTGCCTTcaattttctctgtgaagatTCTGTCATTTGGAAACAACAAGTGCAAACTTCTGCTCAACCAGTCCCTCCTTGTGCACCTGACCTTTCCTGGGGAGGGCTCTCCCTCAGAGACCTGTGACTGCTTCCCCCTGGATTTGCCTCCAGAGGGTCTGGGGAGAATAACAGATTGCTCCTTCTGCAGAGGGATCCTGTTCCTGTTGGACAGTGCTGGCTGGATTT ACATCTTTGACTCCTTTGACGgtgccagcctggggaaggTCAGCAtagccctgtgccagggggcagggcaggctgggggcagcagcccagccctgccagccccactcACTGCCCTGAGGGTGTCCCAGGATCTCAGCATGGCTGTGGTGCTCAGTGCTGCCcactctgccctggctgtggaGCTGAACAGCTACTTCAG GCAGTTCCCTGAGCACTTGCTGTGTAAGAGGGATCCTGAAAGTCTTCCCATGGAGGCTCCTGAAGGGCTGGACGAGGATGAGGTTGGCAGCTCCGAGGCCAGCATGGAGCGCCTGGCCCGGCCCTTCCGCACGGACAG gtCTTGGAAGGCACACTTATCCTCCCTGTGGGACAGAGTAAGGAGGAGAAGACCAGGTTCTCCAGATCTGGTGGATGACTTGAATTTACCTTGGTATCAGTTTTTTACCCATCTTGAAGATCATGATCCTGAAATTTATGAGGATCCAGAGAAGATTGTGGCCTTTGTCCCACGGGTGACCTGGGCAGCTTCCAGACCCTTCCAAAGccgtggcacagccctgggtgggGCAGGACAGCAGTGGACACAACTCCCTGTGGGAGCACCACAAGAACTGGTGAAACTGGAGTGCAAACTGGTCACTGGAGCTAAGGCTGTGTTTGTGGTGGTGACAAAGGACATGGGGTGTTCTCTTGTGCTCTGGGATTTGGAGTCCCGGGATGTGACGAGTTCCCACTTTGGCACCAGCAGCGTTTATGTGGAGTGCAGTGCAGAGGTGCCACTCTGCCTGCTGCTCACAG AGCGTGGTCTGTCCCTGGTTCTGTTTGGTGTAACTCAGGAGGAGTTTTTGAACAGACTGATGATGTTTGGCAGCGCTGCAGTCGTGGATTCCATTTGTCACCTCAATGGGTGGGAGAGATGTTCCATCCCAATCCATGCCCTGGAG GCAGGTTTGGAAAATCGCCAGCTGGACACAGTGGACTtgtttttgaaaagcaaagcaagggtTTTCAgtctctctgctccctgccctgggcagtccagcagtgctgcatccCAGGCTTACCTGGCAA ACCTGGAAGAGCTCAGGCCAGCCTTAAACTTGCTGTGCTCAGCAATCCAAGAGAGTGACATGGAGCCTCCCAGCAAACCCTTctctgagcagctcctgaaCCTCACCCTGACCTTCCTTACCAGGCAACTGGAAGAAATCTTTGTGCACACAGAGG AACCCGATGAGTTCCTGCAGAAGGCTGCAGATATTCTCACTGATTACATTATCAAACTGAGAAAATTCCTGAGAAAATACCCACAAATCAATCCAGTGCACACAGGAGGTGATGTGGATGAAGAGCTGCCTGAGATACAAGAGAGCCACGTGTGGGAAAAACTGACACCAGAG gAAGTCATTGCTCAGGCCATCTTAGGCAACAAAATACCAGAGGCCCAGATCTTCTTCCGAGTGCATCAACATCCTGCTGAGAACCTGCAGGAGTTCATTCAGACAGGCCTGAACCTGGTCTATGACTGTCTGCTGAAGGGCAGCACCAGAGAGgcctcagagctgctgagaaACATG GGCTTCGATGTGAAGGAGGAACTGCACAAGATCTGTTTCCACACAGAGGACAAACACGTCAGGGACCTGCTG GTGAAAGTTTTAcgagaagaaaattatttttctgaaaaagagaagaaaatgataGACTTTGTGCATCAGGTTGAAAGCTTTTACTCGGAATCCTTCCAGGAAAATAAAGAGGTTCAGTCTCTTTCCAG TTCCAGCGAGTGGAGGAAGGGGCAGGACCTCTCTGGACACGCAGCCGTGCTGGCCCcggtgctgggctgggacagacacagggcccagggcaggaggctgAGGGTCATGTTGGACTGGGCTCAGTGGTGGGATGAGCCAACCCAGGACATGATTCTGCTCCCCAGAAAACCACACCAAG AACTCAAGATGTGCAACCCTGAGGTTCTTTGGATGCACTTGACAGCCCAGCATGATTGGCTCAGCATTTGTTCCTggctggaggaggcagagcccaggcaggggctgtgtggcTCCTGGCCCCCCCTGACCCCAGACATCGTTGACCAGAGCACGTTGTGCAGCAGCTACATGAGACAGGAGATCCTGAACCAGCTGGCCAG AAAGGGAATTTTTGTCCCTTCTGAGCTGGAAGATTTTGAACTCCTGCTCCAGAGACTGTCGTGCCTTGGGGGAGTCCTGCAGAATCCTCACCCTGTCCCAAAATACTCCTCTGCCAGTGGGTTGGACTTCCATGCTCAGTTTGTCCTGCACTGCTTAGAGCACAATCTGCAGTACCTGCTATACACCTACCTGGACTATTACAG TTTAACCCCTGCAAATTGCCCTATTTTGGGTaacaaggagctgcaggaagcacATCCCTGGTTTGAATTCCTGGTGCAGTGTCGAGGAGTTGCCAGTAATCCCCAAG aTCCCAGGCTGGTTTTCCAGGCGAGTCTGGCCAACGCCCAGGTGCTGATTCCCGGCAGCCAGGCCAGTGTGAGCAGCatcctgctggagggcaggaccCTGCTGGCCTTGGCCACCACCATGTACTGCCCTGGGGGCATCGACCAG GTCCTTCAGAATGAAGATCCAGAAAAATCTCTAAAGAAAGTTGATCCACAGCTCCTAAAAATGGCCTTGACCCCTTACCCCAAGCTCAAGGCtgctctctttccctcctgctctgctcatgGAATTTTGCCCCCTGACATCTCTCTCTACCATCTGCTTCAG TCATTAGTGCCCTTTGACCCCACCAAACTGTTTGGCTGGCAGTCAGCAAACACTCTTGCTGCATCAG aTGCCCCCAGTGAGCTCCCCCACTTCTCCTGCCCCGGGCTGGTGACCAGACACGCCGTGCTGGAGAGACTGGACTTCCTCTTCTACCTGCACCACGCGCGCCCCTCCTTCGCCTTCGGCACCTTCCTGGCCCAGCAGCTGGCGAGGAGCAAGAGCCCCAGACAGCT GctccagcaggcagggagggaggcccATGCCCTGGCTCTGTCCTCCTTCAGTGTCCCCTCGGTAGGAGCAGCCTGTGTGTGTTTCCTGGAACTGCTGGGCCTCGACAGCCTCAAGCTCAGGGTGGATCTCAAAGTTGCCAACATGATTTTCAGCTACAGAACTAGAAAGGAGGAATCTCATCACAATCAAATCAGAGACTCTTTGG TTGACAAGTTAACACAGTTGGCTGATGGTGacgaggcagcagcagctgcagttctTCCCTCCTTGGAAGAAGCCTTCTGGGATGCAGTTGAGCATCAGGGAATGCAGAG GACCTGCAGTGACTCCAGGAGACAGTGGGCCCTGGTGATGCAGTTCTGCAAACTGCACAACGTGGAGCTGAGCACGTCCTACCTGAGGGAGTGTGCCCGAGCCGGCGACTGgctgcagttcctgctgcagagccaccTGCAGGGGCACCAGCCAGGGCAG GTCATGTCCATCCTTCAGGATTTCCCCCCCACCCTGCAGGATCACCTGGTGCTGGCCCTGGGGCAGTGTCTGagtgctgagggcagagctgtgggccAGGGCAGGAGTGCAGAGAGTCTgttccaggtgctgctgcagtgccagggcagcgggagcccctggcaggccctgctggctgcagggctgggggcacaggccCCTGTGCTCAGTGTGCTGGCTGCCTGTGTGCCA GGTGCAAACATCATTCCCTGTCTCTGTGTCTGGATCATCACCTCTGTGGGTGGTGCCACCAGAGCTGAGGCCACAAAGCACCTCCAGAGCTCAGCAGAAAGTCACCAGTGGGGCCTGCAGGACCTCTCAGTTATCTGGAAAGTCTTCCTAAGGAAGCAGAACAGTAAAACACTCCTAAATGGCTTCCAGCTCTTTCTAAAG GATTCCCCTTTGCTGCACATCCTGGAGATGTATGAACTGTGTATGAACTGTAAAAAGTACAACGAAGCTAAAACCAAACTGGACAAGTTTCAGGAAAGTCTCACAAAA CTCCGAACCGAAGCAGAGGCAGCCCCCGAGCTCCCCGTGCCCTGGCTGGAGTGCCAGGCCCTGTTCCTGCTGGagctgatgctgcagcagtgcaggacaGAGTACGAGCTGGGGAAGCTCCTACAGCTCTTTGCTGCAGCAGAGAATCTTCTCCTGGATG GCCCTTACGTGAGGAAACTCTGTGCCCTCAGCGAGACCCTGAGGGATTCCTCCATCCCCATCAACAGCTCCATCCTAaccctgaggagctgcagcctggaggcCTTCCAGGGGGAGTGCaggtccatcctggagcagctgcaggacagagggatgttcagcctggccagggaggtggcagccctggctgagCTGCCTGTGGACAGTGTTGTTACCCGAGAG GTTCTGAGAGATCTGCATCGTTTGAGAGAGGGTGGACAGTGGCATCAAAGCCAGACCAGAGCTGAGTTCTGGAGGAAGTGCAACGACACCTTCCTGGAGCATTCCATCTCCAGCCAGGCCGCAGCCGGTTTCTTCCTTGATCAGGCGAACACGGTGTTGGAGtcctcagggcaggagaggacaaCCAGCATCCTGGAGAGGCACCTGCTGCTCACCCTGGCTGGCCACTGGCTGGCCAAGGACACCTcggtgtccctgcaggagctggaggcgGTGGAGAAGCAGATCTGGCTCTGTCGGATCGCACAGAGAGTGTCGCAGGCGGCCGAGGGCTCGGAGCAGCCCCAGAGTGCCTCCCCTGCTGTGGCCTTtgccagcctggcccaggaGTTCTCCTTCTCCAAGctgcctgccctgagctgcccccagcagctgcagctggagggccTGGTGCCCGGGGAGGGCCTGGCGGGTGCGGAGGCGGCGGCACTGCGGGCACTGGCCGGGGCGCTGCTGGACGAGGGCAGCGTGCACGAGGCCAGCAGGGTCTGCAGGTACTtccagtgctgccccagggacctggccctggtgctgctctgcagggccctggcctcagggcaggctgggctggacaggctgcaccctggggtgcaggctctgctggcaggaCACGGACACGGAGACGGGAACGGACACGGACACAGCTCGGCCGAGTGCCCCAGAACgcaggagggcagagcccctggca ctTCCAGCTTAGAAGAGTGGACCCACCTTGTGGCCCCCAGTGCTGAGGATGAGGTGGTGGCCAGGCTGAAGGCTCTCAGCGAGCAGTGTGTGCACGGCAGGAGCTACTGCAGGCAGGTCCTGTGCCTGTATGAGCTCTCCAAG GACCTGGGCTGCTCCTTCGGCGAGGTCTCTGCGCGGGACCCGCGGGCGGTGCTGGGGGCCCTCCTGGCGCGGCGCGGGCCGGAGCGCGGCCGCCGGGCTCGCGCCCTCATCGCCTGCCGGGCCCTGCCGCCCGCGGCcgtggcacagctgctggcagagcagatcacccaggagctgctgctggcatctgcacagggcagag GACAGAAACAGGCTTTGAACCCTGCAGTGGAGagccaggcactgctggagcttgccaagctgtgccaggatcACACCCTGGTTGGCATGAAGTTACTGGATAAAATTCCCTCTGTCCCACGTGGGGAACTGTCCTGCA TTACAGAGTTGCTGATCCTGGCCCACAGCTGCTTCAGCCTGACGTGCCACATGGAGGGGATCACGCGGGTGCTGCAGGCGGCTCGGCTGCTCACGGACCAGCACCTGGCCCCCCAGGAGGAGTACGGGCTGCTG GTGCGGCTGCTCACGGGCATTGGAAGGTACAACGAGATGAGCTACATCTTCGAGCTGCTGCACGAGAGGCAACACTTCGAGGTGCTCATGAGGAAGAAACTGGACCCG AGCGGGACGCTGAAGAGGGCGCTGCTCGAGTACATCAAGCGCTGCCGCCCCGGGGACAGCGAGAAGCACAACATGATCGCGCTGTGCTTCAGCATGTGCCGCGAGATCGGCGAGAACCACGAGGCAGCGGCGCGCACGCAGCTCAAGCTCATCGCGTCCCGGCCctggg AGGAGTCTCTCCAGGATGTTGCAAATTtaaagaagctgctgctgaaagctCTGACTCTCTTCATTGATGCAGCTGAAAGTTACTCCAAG GACTCGTGTGTGCGCCAGGCCCTGCGCTGCCGCCGCCTCACCAGGCTCATCACGCTCCAGCTGCACTTCCTGGGCTCGGGGCGGAGCACGAGGATCATCAACCTGGgcaggcaggacctgctggacgccgtcctggccctgcccaggttCTACCAG gcagcGATCGTGGCCGAGGCCTACGAGTTCAGCCCCGACTGGGCCGAGGTTCTGCACCAGCAGGTGATCACCAAGGGAGACTTCACCTACCTGGAGGAgttcaagcagcagcagcccctgaggCCGGGCCTGTTCGAGGAGGTTTCCAAGAA GGTCAAACAACACCCCcctgctgatgctgctgtgaAGAACCTGAGGCGGTTCCTGGCTCACTGTGAGGACATTTCCACCCACTACAGGCTGGCCTACGAGCACAGGCTCTATGACGTGGTCAACTCCCTGCTGAAGGACCCTCAGACCAGCTGCTGCCTCAATGACCTGCTATCCAGCTGA